ACTTCACCGCCTGCCGCATTTCTTCCATCGTAAAGTTGTCCGCGTTGGATCGAAGGCTGTAGCGAGGGCCGCCAATGTACACCGCATCCGCTCCGTAATGAATCGCCATCTTCAATTTTTCCAAATTCCCGCCGGGCGCGAGCAGCTCCGGACGAGCCAGCTTGCGTTTGGCCGATGCTGCCGCCGGCGCTTCCTCCAGTCGGATCGACATCAGACGCACCTCCTCCATTTTTTTAGAATCAATATACTTGCTCCTTGAACAGGAAGCCGTAGGTTAGTTCACGATTGGGGTCCTGGTACTGGCGAATGCGCTCCATCCAGGCAGGGTCCGGGTCATAGCTGTCCGGATTGCTCGCCCAGGCGTCAAGCGCCTCTCTATAGGAACGGACTGCCGCGACATGTGCCTCTGAGGTCTTAAGCAGGCCCTCGACCTTCAGGCTGTGAATCGGGGCAGCCAGCAGCTCATCCAATACTTCCAGCAGGCATATGTCTTCAGCGCTCATAATATGCGTGCCATCCCGATCTTCGTAAATCGGGAAGCGAAGCTCCTTTCTTTCCTGTTCGACCAGATAGAAGCCGCTGTCCTTCCCTGTGTGGTTCGGCTCTGCATTTGCCCCCTGGTAGTGGATATAGCTCTGAATCAATTTTCGGCCGGAATGATACAGCGTGGTCATCCCGTGCACTTGCACCTGAACCTCCATTTGGACATTGTCGGCGATTTCCGCAATCTCCTCCAGATTCAGCTCTCTTGCAAGCACGACGCGCTTCGCGCCTCTTGCCCCCCAATACTGCGCTGTTGCATAATTCGTCGATGTCATTTCCGGATTCCAGTGCAGAACCGCCGGATAGCCCAAATCGCGGCAAATCATCAGGACAGCTGGATCACCGAACACCAACGCGTCCGGCTCCAACTGCTGCAACAGCTGGATATACGCCCTTAATTCGGGCAGCTGCTCATTGGCAAATACATGATTTACAGCTACGTAGACGCGCAGCCGCTTCTCCCTGGCAGCCGCGATCGCGGCCTCCAGTTCTTGAGCTGGAATATCTCCCGGGAGGCGAACGCCAAATCGGCTTTCACCGATAACAACGGCGTCTGCCCCCGCATCGGCAACTTGCTTGATCTCATCAATCGAACGAGCCGTAGCCAGCAATTCCGGTGTAGTTTTCAACGCGCTTCCCTTCCTTCTATCGTTTTCGGCTGACGGCAACCCCATCTCCAGCTGGTACGATCAAGGTTTCCAGTTCCGGATGGGTCGACAGCATTTCATTGTAGCTCTGAAGCTTGCGGATCATCGCCCGCCTCTTGTCTGGAACCTCTGCCTCTGTCATGGCAGCCAGTCCGCGGAACAGCACATTGTCGGAAGCGACCCATCCGCCAGATTTCAGCTTGGGCAGCGCCAGCTGCAAGAACTCGGCATATTTCCCTTTGGCCGCGTCAATAAACAGCACATCAAACGGCCCTTCGATTTCCTCAAGCGTCTGCAGGGCATCCCCTT
The sequence above is drawn from the Xylanibacillus composti genome and encodes:
- a CDS encoding peptidase U32 family protein; this translates as MKTTPELLATARSIDEIKQVADAGADAVVIGESRFGVRLPGDIPAQELEAAIAAAREKRLRVYVAVNHVFANEQLPELRAYIQLLQQLEPDALVFGDPAVLMICRDLGYPAVLHWNPEMTSTNYATAQYWGARGAKRVVLARELNLEEIAEIADNVQMEVQVQVHGMTTLYHSGRKLIQSYIHYQGANAEPNHTGKDSGFYLVEQERKELRFPIYEDRDGTHIMSAEDICLLEVLDELLAAPIHSLKVEGLLKTSEAHVAAVRSYREALDAWASNPDSYDPDPAWMERIRQYQDPNRELTYGFLFKEQVY